ATTTTTTTTCTTTATTTAAGTTAGTAAATTTATAGTTTATTTTTTAAAAAATTTGTGTTATACTATTTTTAGAAAATCAACTATTCAATTAAGTAATTGAATAGTATCATATTTAAAAAAAATTGTCAATACTTTTATTTAAAATTTTACTATTATAATTAAAAAGGAAGATAAATAAATGGATAAAATATGTGAAAATTATAAAAATAGCCTATATTCAGGATTATCAAAAATTGGAAAATGCCTGTCTAGTGAAAAAAGGATTGAAATACTGGATCTGCTTGTACAAGGGGCAAAAACTGTGGAAAGCATTTCAAATGAAACAGGAATGAGCATCGCAAATACTTCTAGGCATTTACAGATTTTAAAGGATGGAAATCTGGTTATTAGTGAGAAAAAGGGAAATTATGTTGTTTATGAAATTGCAAATACGCAGATAATTGACTTGGTATACCTTTTAATTGGAGTGGGGGAAAAACAGCTGGCAGATATTCAGCGAATACATAATGAATTTAATGACAGCTGTATGAAAATCCGCCCTATTACATTAGAACAGGCTTATGAAATGGCTGAACAAAATGAAACATTAATAATAGATTTACGGCCTGAAGATGAATTTAATTCAAGCCATATAGAAAATGCAATTAATATTCCAATGAAACATCTTGAGCAAAATATTAAAAATTTACCAAAAGATAAGAAAATCATTGTTTACTGTCGTGGAAGAAACTGCGCCTATGCAAATTTGGCTTCCAAATTGTTAAATGATAACGGTTTTCAGGCATATAGCCTGAATCAAAGCTACTATGACTGGCAGAAAAATAAAAATTTTTAGTTTTATTTAGATGCATTTTATAGTAAAACTGCTTTAAAACTAAACTCGAAGTTATGACTAATTTACTCAAACCTTAAATTTTTATAATTTTTAGCAGTTTAATCTAAATAGGGTTCACTATATAATCTAAGTTTTTTTATTTTTACAAGGGGTCAAAACTTCTTGCTTTAGGATATTTATTTTATTAAATTCCAAGTTTGCATAGTTATTGAACAAGTCTATTGAAATAAAAAAAATGATATAAAACAGGAGAAAAAATGGGATTAATTTTTGTTACTGGCGGAGCTAAAAGCGGGAAAAGCAAATTTGCTGAAGAGATGCTTTTGAAATTAAATAATGGAAAGCAGAAAAATGTATATTTGGCAACATCACTTGTATTTGATGAAGAAGTGAAGGAAAAGGTGCGTTTGCACAAAAAAAGAAGAAAAGATGAATGGTTTACAGTAGAGGCGTACAAAAATTTTGAAAATGAATTAAGTAATTTTTTTGAAAATAATGATAAAATAAAAAATAATATGCTTGTAGACTGCCTTACAAATATGATTACTAATATAATTTTTGAAAATCAGAACATTGACTGGGATAATTTTGAAAAAAAATTGTATATTCAAACTTTAGAAAAACTAAATAAAGATGTGGAACATTCAGTAATTGAACTGCTAAATGTTGCAGATCAATTTGAAAATGCTATAATTGTCTCAAATGAGCTGGGAATGGGACTTGTGCCAAGTTATCCGCTGGGAAGGTATTTTCGTGAGATTGCCGGGAAAATGAATCAGATTGTAGCTGAAACAGCAGATGAAGTGTATCTTGTAGTTTCCGGGATTCCAATGAAAATAAAATAAATAAAATATACTTTTATTTTTCAAATGAAATTTAGTATTAATCAGATTTTACAGACTTTTACAAATGATAAGAAACAAGGTAAAATAAAGGAGAACATTTTAATATGAAAAAACAAAAAACAGATTTACAAATAAAAAAAGATGAAATTAGAAAACAGATTTTAGAAAAGAGAAGCAATCTTTCTCTTGAAGAAGTAGACAAAAAAAGTGAATTAATTATAGAAAATTTAACTCCATATTTAAAAAATGCCCAAAATATAATGATTTTTATGGACATGAAAAATGAAGTGAGAATTACAAAATTAATAGAACTTTATCCTGAAAAAAATTTTTTTATTTCAAAAATTGTAAATAGTAAAAACAGGGAAATGAAAATTAACAAATATAACGAAAATGAGCTTGTTTTGCATAAATTTGGGTATTACGAGTCTTCTTCAGATGATTTTTATGATGAGAAAATTCTGGATATTGTGATTGTTCCAGCACTTGCATTTGATTCCAGTAAAAATCGGATTGGATTTGGTGGCGGATATTATGACACTTTTCTGAATAAGGTTAGGGAAAAAAATAAGAATACTTTGTTTATAG
The DNA window shown above is from Leptotrichia wadei and carries:
- the cobU gene encoding bifunctional adenosylcobinamide kinase/adenosylcobinamide-phosphate guanylyltransferase, whose product is MGLIFVTGGAKSGKSKFAEEMLLKLNNGKQKNVYLATSLVFDEEVKEKVRLHKKRRKDEWFTVEAYKNFENELSNFFENNDKIKNNMLVDCLTNMITNIIFENQNIDWDNFEKKLYIQTLEKLNKDVEHSVIELLNVADQFENAIIVSNELGMGLVPSYPLGRYFREIAGKMNQIVAETADEVYLVVSGIPMKIK
- a CDS encoding 5-formyltetrahydrofolate cyclo-ligase, with product MKKQKTDLQIKKDEIRKQILEKRSNLSLEEVDKKSELIIENLTPYLKNAQNIMIFMDMKNEVRITKLIELYPEKNFFISKIVNSKNREMKINKYNENELVLHKFGYYESSSDDFYDEKILDIVIVPALAFDSSKNRIGFGGGYYDTFLNKVREKNKNTLFIGVCYDFQMIEEVPIEGHDITLDLVINESEVL
- a CDS encoding metalloregulator ArsR/SmtB family transcription factor — protein: MDKICENYKNSLYSGLSKIGKCLSSEKRIEILDLLVQGAKTVESISNETGMSIANTSRHLQILKDGNLVISEKKGNYVVYEIANTQIIDLVYLLIGVGEKQLADIQRIHNEFNDSCMKIRPITLEQAYEMAEQNETLIIDLRPEDEFNSSHIENAINIPMKHLEQNIKNLPKDKKIIVYCRGRNCAYANLASKLLNDNGFQAYSLNQSYYDWQKNKNF